Proteins from a single region of Phalacrocorax carbo chromosome 25, bPhaCar2.1, whole genome shotgun sequence:
- the LOC135317378 gene encoding collagen alpha-1(X) chain-like codes for MPCSIPKPWLSHLCPLGKEPRQLPASPPHGTAPQQRWGTAPHPGVHTQHRPTATPEIFEGSAEEEEFLRIKSTAKGLPRRVPPAPETDPAIQMHNGSSCVCPVSPGPPGPPGPPGPKGEKGDRGSPGDRGQPGFSGERGKAGNPGQPGHQGPRGPPGPPGPPGPPGPPGASGARSPRMPATLPKGSENELGASSPAGNLGPPGPPGLPGLPGPPGYPGHEGSPGVPGQDGQPGPPGPPGDVGPPGFPGAEGPPGSPGLAGPDGPPGAPGLPGPQGPPGAPGHEGPPGPTGPVSLPGKPGLRGEPGFPGLKGEKGERGLPGMPGSPGRAGETGSPGMPGPMGPPGPPGDYRG; via the exons ATGCCCTGCTCCATCCCCAAGCCATGGCTCAGCCACCTCTGCCCCCTTGGAAAGGAGCCGCGGCAGCTCCCAGCGTCCCCCCCACATggcacagccccacagcagcgCTGGGgcacagccccccaccccggggtgcACACA CAGCACCGACCCACAGCCACCCCGGAGATCTTCGAGGGGAGCGCGGAGGAAGAGGAGTTCCTGCGGATCAAG AGTACGGCGAAGGGGCTGCCTCGGcgggtgcccccagccccggagACAGACCCTGCTATCCAG aTGCACAACGGCTCCAGCTGCGTCTGCCCCGTGAGCCCCGGCCCTCCTGGCCCTCCTGGCCCTCCCGGCCCAAAG GGAGAGAAAGGTGACCGAGGGTCCCCAGGAGACAGAGGACAGCCCGGATTttctggggagagagggaaggccGGCAACCCGGGGCAGCCAGGTCATCAGGGTCCCCGGGGCCCCCCAGGTCCTCCAGGACCACCAGGGCCCCCAGGACCACCAGGCGCCTCGGGAGCCAGGAGCCCACGCATGCCCGCCACCCTCCCCAAGGGATCGGAGAATGAG CTGGGAGCATCCAGCCCTGCGGGGAACCTGGGACCTCCAGGccccccagggctgcctggccTGCCCGGACCCCCTGGCTACCCAGGCCATGAAGGCTCCCCAGGGGTCCCTGGGCAGGATGGGCAGCCAGGACCCCCCGGCCCGCCAGGGGATGTGGGACCACCTGGTTTCCCTGGGGCTGAAGGACCTCCGGGGTCTCCAGGCTTGGCTGGGCCAGACGGACCCCCGGGAGCACCAGGGCTCCCAGGCCCACAAGGTCCCCCGGGGGCACCTGGGCACGAAGGACCCCCCGGTCCCACAGGACCTGTGTCACTCCCTGGCAAACCAGGGCTCCGAGGGGAGCCAGGATTCCCCGGACTAAAG GGTGAGAAGGGTGAACGCGGACTGCCGGGCATGCCGGGGAGCCCTGGCCGGGCTGGAGAGACGGGCTCCCCGGGCATGCCCGGCCCCATGGGGCCGCCAGGACCACCGGGGGACTACAGG GGGTAG
- the IGFBP4 gene encoding insulin-like growth factor-binding protein 4 has product MRGATGCGAAGRGATGRALPPLLLLLLAAAAGPGGGEEAIQCPPCSEERLARCKAPQGCAELVREPGCGCCATCALGRGTACGVYTARCGAGLRCYPPRGVPRPLHTLMHGQGVCTDLADVEAIQESLQPPEKEEIDHPNNSFSPCSIHDRKCLQKQQAKRVNHGTKMRNSGSPYHREETRPIAQGSCQSELHRALERLAASQTRTHEDLYVIPIPNCDRNGNFHPKQCHPALDGQRGKCWCVDRKTGVKLPGFLELKGDLDCHQLADSM; this is encoded by the exons ATGCGCGGGGCCACCGGGTGCGGGGCCGCCGGGCGCGGGGCCACCGGGCGGGCTctgccgccgctgctgctgctgctgctggcggcggcggcggggccgggcggcggcgagGAGGCGATCCAGTGCCCGCCGTGCTCGGAGGAGCGGCTGGCGCGCTGCAAGGCTCCGCAGGGCTGCGCGGAGCTGGTGCGGGAGCCGGGCTGCGGGTGCTGCGCGACCTGCGCCCTCGGCCGCGGCACCGCCTGCGGCGTCTACACCGCCCGCTGCGGCGCCGGGCTGCGGTGCTACCCGCCCCGCGGCGTGCCGCGGCCCCTGCACACCCTCATGCACGGCCAGGGCGTCTGCACGGACCTGGCCGACGTCGAGGCCATCCAGGAGAGCCTCCAGCCGCCAG agaaggaggagatcGACCACCCCAACAACAGCTTCAGCCCCTGCAGCATCCATGACCGCAAGtgcctgcagaagcagcaggcgAAGCGGGTCAACCACGGCACCAAGATGCGCAACAGCGGGAGCCCGTACCACCGCGAGGAGACGCGGCCCATA GCGCAGGGCTCGTGCCAGAGCGAGCTGCACCGGGCGCTGGAGAGGCTGGCCGCCTCGCAGACCCGCACGCACGAAGACCTGTACGTCATCCCCATCCCCAACTGCGACCGCAACGGCAACTTCCACCCCAAGCAG tgtcacccGGCGCTGGACGGGCAGCGCGGCAAGTGCTGGTGCGTGGACCGCAAGACGGGGGTGAAGCTGCCGGGCTTCCTGGAGCTGAAGGGGGACTTGGACTGTCACCAGCTGGCGGACAGCATGTGA